In Bacillus toyonensis BCT-7112, a single window of DNA contains:
- a CDS encoding aldehyde dehydrogenase family protein yields MEINMFIDGKWVEALSGARRNIINPATEEVIATSAHGSADDAKLAIKAARKAFDSGIWSDLSADERADYLYKIADRLEEKTAEIARLETANNGKVIRATTYVDIPVSVQCFRYYADLIKGIKKESYNRDDSSETIVIHEPIGVCGLIVPWNFPLMLAVWQIAPALAAGNTIVIKPADVTPVSVFKLFEIIEEIGLPDGVANLVLGPGSKVGNELAESHDVDKIAFTGGTKTGQSIMRAAAGNMKKITLELGGKSPLIVFDDVDFETAVDNAMFGIFHNAGQVCSAASRLLVQETIYDKFVERLVERANKIVVGNGESENIEMGALTTESHMNDVLYYIKSGMEEGAKLVCGGKRLTENGLDRGFFIAPTIFADVNADMRIVKEEIFGPVLVVQKFKDEEDAIQKANDSIYGLAGAVFTEDMDRAKRVISKLRAGITWINSYHLAYVEGPWGGYKQSGIGRALGVAGLEHFMETKQINIHQHAEPVGWYVN; encoded by the coding sequence ATGGAAATAAACATGTTCATTGACGGAAAATGGGTAGAAGCATTATCGGGTGCTAGACGAAATATTATCAATCCTGCAACTGAAGAGGTTATTGCAACGTCCGCTCATGGATCAGCAGATGATGCGAAACTAGCAATAAAGGCGGCTCGTAAAGCGTTTGACAGCGGAATTTGGTCAGATTTATCGGCTGATGAAAGAGCTGATTATCTATATAAGATTGCAGATCGTCTTGAAGAGAAGACAGCTGAAATTGCCCGTTTGGAAACTGCAAATAACGGTAAGGTTATTCGTGCAACAACCTATGTAGATATTCCAGTATCGGTTCAATGCTTCCGCTATTATGCTGACTTGATTAAAGGTATAAAAAAGGAATCTTACAATCGTGATGATTCTTCAGAAACGATTGTTATTCATGAACCGATTGGTGTTTGTGGACTGATTGTACCTTGGAACTTCCCGCTTATGCTAGCTGTTTGGCAAATTGCTCCTGCACTTGCCGCAGGGAATACAATTGTAATTAAACCTGCTGACGTCACTCCTGTAAGCGTATTCAAGTTATTTGAAATTATCGAAGAGATTGGGCTTCCAGACGGAGTGGCAAACTTAGTGTTGGGACCTGGTTCAAAGGTTGGGAATGAGCTTGCAGAGAGCCATGATGTTGACAAAATTGCCTTTACAGGTGGAACAAAAACAGGTCAAAGTATTATGCGAGCAGCCGCGGGCAATATGAAAAAAATTACACTGGAACTAGGGGGGAAATCTCCACTTATTGTGTTCGACGATGTGGATTTTGAAACTGCTGTCGATAATGCGATGTTTGGTATTTTCCACAACGCTGGGCAAGTTTGTTCAGCTGCATCCCGTTTGCTTGTACAAGAGACCATTTACGATAAGTTTGTTGAAAGATTGGTCGAGCGTGCGAACAAAATTGTAGTTGGAAACGGAGAAAGCGAGAATATCGAAATGGGAGCTCTCACAACCGAGTCTCATATGAATGACGTTTTATATTATATAAAGAGTGGAATGGAAGAAGGTGCAAAATTAGTTTGTGGTGGTAAACGTTTAACAGAAAATGGGCTTGATCGAGGTTTTTTTATCGCACCAACAATCTTTGCTGATGTAAATGCAGATATGCGTATTGTTAAGGAAGAGATTTTTGGACCAGTCCTTGTTGTACAGAAATTTAAAGATGAGGAAGATGCGATCCAAAAAGCGAATGATTCCATTTATGGATTAGCCGGTGCTGTATTTACTGAAGATATGGACCGAGCAAAACGTGTCATTAGTAAATTGCGTGCGGGAATTACTTGGATTAATAGTTATCATCTTGCTTATGTTGAAGGTCCTTGGGGCGGGTATAAGCAAAGTGGAATCGGTAGGGCTTTAGGTGTTGCCGGGCTGGAGCACTTTATGGAAACGAAGCAAATCAATATCCACCAGCATGCCGAGCCTGTAGGTTGGTATGTGAATTAA
- a CDS encoding NAD(P)/FAD-dependent oxidoreductase: protein MEKMDRMDTLSLWTATANSYDKGKPLEGNEEADVVIIGAGFTGLSSAYHLQKLGKSVIVLEQETIGYGASGRNGGMVLPGYKSTMQELAKKYGAEEARQLNDLSLLSVELVKNIIDEHQINCNFRKTGHIVAAYKAKHFEGLKHESEYLNKHFGYECSVLNRSQLHQEIDSPQYYGCLVDNSSYSFQPLNYAIGLGEAAKSIGAKIFEHSKALSIEYGRNSVKVVTEKGTVTAKDIIVATDGYSGKIMAELNKGVLPISARIIATEQLSETLLNSVIPKDRMVFDTSSFLYYFRRTPDNRIVFGGGDIRPNLGDAVYQSVYDAMVKIMPKLEGSKIDYRWGGFIGVTIDTFPVIGKSKEGAYFATGYTGHGASLSTLFGKLLAQWIVTGNAGGYRFEKERLKTFPFYNQKTMLVNIAHIGFKLVDIIA, encoded by the coding sequence ATGGAAAAGATGGATCGAATGGATACGCTCTCTCTGTGGACAGCGACTGCAAACAGCTATGATAAAGGAAAACCTCTTGAAGGAAATGAAGAGGCGGATGTTGTCATTATTGGCGCAGGTTTCACAGGTCTTTCTTCTGCATATCATTTGCAAAAATTAGGAAAGAGTGTCATTGTCCTTGAGCAGGAAACAATCGGATATGGCGCAAGCGGTCGCAACGGCGGGATGGTATTGCCGGGCTATAAGTCAACGATGCAGGAGCTTGCTAAAAAGTATGGTGCCGAAGAGGCGAGACAGCTTAACGATCTTTCTCTGCTTAGTGTTGAATTAGTTAAAAACATTATCGACGAGCATCAAATCAACTGTAATTTTAGAAAGACAGGTCACATTGTGGCAGCTTACAAAGCCAAACATTTTGAAGGATTGAAACATGAAAGTGAGTACTTAAACAAACATTTTGGATATGAATGTAGCGTGCTTAATCGAAGTCAGTTGCATCAAGAAATTGATTCCCCGCAATATTATGGTTGCTTAGTCGACAACTCGAGTTACTCATTCCAACCACTGAACTATGCAATTGGTTTGGGAGAAGCAGCGAAATCAATTGGTGCAAAAATCTTTGAGCATTCGAAAGCATTATCTATTGAGTACGGCCGAAATAGTGTGAAAGTTGTTACAGAAAAAGGTACTGTTACAGCGAAAGACATTATTGTTGCTACAGATGGTTACTCTGGAAAAATCATGGCTGAATTGAATAAAGGCGTACTGCCAATTTCGGCACGCATTATTGCTACTGAACAGCTTTCAGAAACACTTTTGAATAGCGTCATTCCTAAAGATCGCATGGTTTTTGATACGAGTAGTTTCCTTTACTATTTCAGGCGTACACCAGATAATCGAATCGTATTTGGCGGTGGTGATATTCGTCCGAACTTAGGTGATGCCGTTTATCAAAGTGTGTACGATGCTATGGTTAAAATAATGCCAAAACTAGAAGGAAGCAAGATAGATTACAGGTGGGGTGGATTTATCGGTGTGACAATTGATACGTTCCCGGTTATCGGTAAATCTAAAGAAGGTGCATATTTTGCAACTGGTTATACAGGCCACGGCGCGTCTCTCTCAACATTGTTTGGTAAGCTATTGGCACAATGGATCGTTACGGGGAATGCAGGTGGATATCGATTTGAAAAGGAACGTCTCAAAACATTCCCATTCTATAATCAGAAAACGATGCTGGTCAATATAGCACATATTGGTTTCAAGCTGGTAGATATTATTGCGTAA
- a CDS encoding MerR family transcriptional regulator translates to MKIGAFAKLFHVTTDTVRYYIELGLLIPDKKNTQYQMNQLCFDDMAFITELKKFHFSLLEIQRILSYRRVTSFSDHEDIDYYNNLLTDKKNELIQKKEDISKAIQLIEKAVQTSSPSSKEENITGIPLDFVNLLYCPKCQIPLEMKDVTIKKVYIHTGSLTCTCGYEAAIEEGIIITANLYETSPYPSYFYDKETIKEINPKMINLFEKINFQFQKVLQNIDLKNKLIVETNVDAFVSLPKYIDVLETSASFVFSGYSLEMLKKVRNRIERMNPKPRVLYILNSDLNLPLKPLSIDVFVDSFSVTDFSLLNPQFPIHVLKNYLHNSSTIVGGYSYYDSSAKSLKNISGLYPNSNEHILYPKYLEKNLSVNGFQITQSENIGYCTDPGPYFDYHVIDEKFHMLMYLANTNK, encoded by the coding sequence ATGAAAATTGGTGCATTTGCAAAACTTTTTCATGTTACGACTGATACCGTTCGTTATTACATTGAACTTGGATTATTAATACCAGACAAAAAAAACACCCAGTATCAAATGAACCAATTGTGTTTCGACGACATGGCTTTTATTACCGAGTTGAAAAAATTTCATTTTTCATTGTTAGAAATCCAACGAATTTTATCGTATCGGCGTGTTACAAGCTTCTCGGACCATGAGGATATCGACTACTACAACAACTTGCTCACTGATAAAAAGAACGAACTGATTCAAAAAAAAGAAGACATATCAAAAGCTATCCAATTGATTGAAAAAGCGGTTCAAACCAGTTCGCCTTCATCCAAAGAAGAGAATATTACAGGAATCCCGCTTGACTTTGTAAATCTGCTCTATTGTCCGAAATGCCAAATTCCCCTTGAAATGAAAGATGTAACGATTAAAAAAGTTTACATTCACACGGGAAGTTTAACTTGTACCTGTGGATACGAAGCAGCTATCGAGGAAGGTATTATCATTACCGCGAACTTGTATGAGACGTCTCCTTATCCATCTTATTTTTACGATAAAGAAACGATTAAAGAGATTAATCCCAAAATGATTAACTTATTTGAAAAAATTAATTTTCAATTTCAAAAAGTTCTACAAAATATAGATTTGAAAAACAAATTAATTGTGGAAACAAACGTTGACGCTTTCGTGTCACTACCTAAATATATCGATGTTCTTGAAACGAGCGCATCCTTTGTATTCAGTGGCTATTCACTTGAGATGCTCAAGAAGGTTCGAAACAGAATTGAGCGTATGAATCCGAAGCCACGCGTCCTTTATATTTTGAATTCCGATTTAAATTTGCCATTGAAACCGCTTAGCATCGATGTTTTTGTCGATAGTTTTTCAGTAACTGATTTTTCATTGCTCAATCCGCAATTCCCCATTCACGTTCTAAAAAACTATTTACATAACAGTTCAACAATTGTCGGCGGATACTCGTATTATGATAGCTCGGCCAAATCCTTGAAAAACATTTCAGGCTTATATCCAAATTCCAACGAGCATATTTTGTATCCCAAATACTTAGAAAAAAATTTATCAGTCAATGGATTTCAAATTACGCAAAGTGAAAATATCGGTTACTGTACAGATCCAGGACCTTATTTCGATTATCATGTAATAGACGAAAAATTCCACATGCTCATGTATTTAGCTAATACGAACAAATAG
- a CDS encoding NETI motif-containing protein codes for MTKQPNKKKFEVLENEAITDCLARMEQEGYAPSRRMEEPIFHEVKKDGKTVVEPCGRKIVFEGKLK; via the coding sequence ATGACAAAACAACCTAATAAAAAGAAATTTGAAGTACTCGAAAACGAAGCAATTACAGACTGCTTAGCTCGCATGGAACAAGAAGGATACGCCCCGTCTCGTCGTATGGAAGAGCCAATTTTTCATGAAGTGAAGAAAGACGGAAAAACGGTAGTTGAACCGTGTGGTAGAAAAATTGTTTTTGAGGGAAAATTGAAGTAA
- a CDS encoding MFS transporter: MSMRFTFWIMVGIVAISGLSQGMLLPAIAMIFEQEGISSSINGIHATALYIGILVISPFLEKPMQKFGMKPIIVIGGFFVIISLFFFTQTFSFWVWFILRFLVGVGDHMLHVGTQTWITTTSDPSKIGRQVSIYGVFFGIGFAVGPYLASTVQYGLATPFIISTILCLIGWLLLLPTKNAFPAQDEREVKSESSFSRYKQVVGLGWIALLGPLAYGVLEAMLNSNLPVYALRKGWSVSEVSFLLPAFAVGGIITQIPLGILSDKYGRDRILTWTFSIGTSIFLLAAVFDQYYWIVFACMLLAGMVIGSCFSLGLGFMTDLLPRHLLPAGNILSGIAFSLGSIMGPVLGGVFIEKIQYTSFFIAVMLIIGILAMVYMIYMKNQFASRKIESRLGHDKTT; this comes from the coding sequence ATGTCGATGCGTTTTACTTTTTGGATTATGGTTGGGATTGTGGCAATCTCAGGTTTATCACAGGGGATGCTCTTACCTGCCATTGCAATGATTTTTGAACAAGAAGGGATTAGTTCAAGTATTAATGGTATTCATGCGACGGCATTATACATTGGGATATTAGTTATTTCACCGTTTCTTGAAAAACCGATGCAAAAGTTTGGAATGAAGCCAATTATCGTCATTGGTGGGTTTTTTGTCATTATTTCATTATTCTTTTTTACACAAACATTTTCGTTTTGGGTATGGTTTATCCTTAGATTTCTAGTTGGAGTCGGAGATCATATGCTTCATGTTGGAACGCAAACATGGATTACGACAACATCGGATCCGAGTAAAATAGGTAGACAAGTATCGATATACGGTGTATTTTTCGGAATTGGTTTTGCCGTCGGTCCGTATTTAGCAAGCACTGTTCAGTACGGTCTTGCAACACCATTTATCATATCTACTATACTTTGTTTAATAGGTTGGCTTTTACTACTCCCAACGAAAAATGCATTCCCAGCACAAGATGAAAGAGAAGTGAAGAGTGAATCATCATTTTCTCGTTATAAACAAGTTGTTGGATTAGGGTGGATTGCATTACTGGGACCACTTGCATACGGTGTGCTTGAAGCAATGTTAAATAGTAACTTACCAGTATACGCACTTCGTAAAGGTTGGTCTGTATCGGAAGTTTCCTTCTTATTGCCAGCGTTTGCAGTTGGGGGCATTATTACACAAATTCCTCTCGGTATATTAAGTGATAAATACGGAAGGGACCGTATATTAACGTGGACGTTCAGCATAGGTACGAGCATTTTTCTACTTGCGGCCGTATTTGATCAATATTACTGGATAGTCTTTGCCTGCATGCTGTTAGCTGGTATGGTCATTGGATCTTGCTTCTCTTTAGGACTTGGATTTATGACAGATTTATTACCGAGACACTTACTACCAGCAGGTAATATATTATCTGGAATCGCCTTTAGTTTAGGAAGTATTATGGGGCCTGTATTAGGAGGCGTGTTTATAGAAAAAATACAGTATACAAGCTTTTTTATTGCGGTTATGCTTATAATAGGGATTCTCGCAATGGTATATATGATCTACATGAAGAATCAATTCGCATCAAGAAAAATAGAAAGTAGGTTAGGGCATGACAAAACAACCTAA